A portion of the Edaphobacter bradus genome contains these proteins:
- a CDS encoding ABC transporter permease, with protein sequence MNVREIISQCIASLLRNRLRSGLTMLGIIWGLVTVVLLLSYGRSLGEEVLNGFMGLGDNVIMMWGGQTSMQAGGERSGKKVKFLDGDTEAVRDTVPFLTAVSSETDDGFSFKYGPKVVNISTKAIEYPYGGMRRLNIEEGRYFEPADFTEHRQVVIFGPHAAQKLFNGYPPVGETVEIEGHVFQVIGVLRNKIQDSSNNGPDNENAFIPFGMMRLLADQRDPGSIVFQPSSPDLHIKAIQAVRAVLASRHHFDPKDDKAAPTWDTVEDSQEIMQFSTALELLLGIIGAMTLGVGGVGVMNIMLVSVTERTREIGLLKALGAKRRDILSQFLLESLTLTFIAGAIGMVVAIVVGYLVPPMPLYSDIYKTANHEGDIVLRASPSVMLISFGILAAVGIVSGLLPAVRASRMDPVEALRHE encoded by the coding sequence ATGAACGTACGCGAGATTATCAGCCAATGCATCGCCTCCCTGCTCAGAAACCGTCTGCGCTCCGGCCTGACGATGCTCGGCATCATCTGGGGACTCGTGACCGTCGTCCTTCTGCTCAGTTATGGCAGGAGCCTCGGCGAGGAGGTCCTCAACGGCTTCATGGGCCTCGGCGACAACGTCATCATGATGTGGGGCGGCCAGACGAGCATGCAGGCCGGCGGGGAGCGCTCCGGCAAGAAGGTCAAGTTCCTCGACGGCGATACTGAGGCCGTTCGCGACACAGTTCCTTTCCTCACCGCTGTCAGTTCCGAGACTGACGACGGCTTCAGCTTCAAGTACGGGCCCAAGGTCGTGAATATCTCGACTAAGGCCATCGAATATCCCTATGGCGGAATGCGCAGGCTCAACATCGAGGAGGGACGCTACTTTGAGCCGGCAGACTTTACGGAACATCGCCAGGTCGTCATCTTCGGGCCGCATGCCGCGCAGAAGCTCTTCAACGGCTATCCACCTGTAGGCGAAACGGTCGAGATCGAGGGTCACGTCTTTCAGGTCATTGGTGTTCTGCGGAACAAGATTCAGGACTCGTCAAACAACGGGCCTGACAATGAAAATGCCTTCATCCCCTTCGGCATGATGCGTCTGTTGGCCGACCAGCGCGATCCCGGCAGCATCGTCTTCCAGCCCAGCTCACCCGATCTGCATATCAAGGCGATACAGGCGGTCCGCGCCGTCCTCGCAAGCCGCCACCACTTCGACCCTAAGGACGACAAGGCCGCTCCTACGTGGGACACGGTCGAGGACTCACAGGAAATCATGCAGTTCAGCACTGCGCTCGAGCTTCTGCTGGGAATCATCGGAGCCATGACACTCGGCGTTGGAGGCGTTGGCGTCATGAACATCATGCTTGTTTCGGTGACGGAGAGGACGCGTGAGATCGGCTTACTGAAGGCCCTCGGTGCGAAGAGAAGAGATATTCTCTCGCAGTTTCTTCTCGAAAGCCTCACGCTTACCTTCATCGCGGGAGCAATCGGTATGGTTGTAGCGATCGTGGTGGGGTATCTGGTTCCGCCGATGCCGCTCTACTCGGACATCTACAAGACGGCCAACCACGAGGGCGATATCGTGCTGAGGGCTTCTCCGAGCGTGATGCTGATCTCCTTCGGCATTCTGGCCGCAGTCGGAATCGTCTCCGGCCTGCTGCCTGCCGTGCGCGCGTCACGGATGGATCCTGTCGAAGCCCTTCGCCACGAGTAG
- a CDS encoding ABC transporter permease, whose amino-acid sequence MPIREIFKQTLSALWESKLRSFLTMFGIVWGITSVILLVGLGIGFNEDQKEHLRSIGTDIAILFGGKTGMQAGGYAAGRYVRLSIDDAIAIQQQASLVKTVSPELRRSVAEVSQWNAANRPIRGVWPEYQRFRSLKVEQGRLMSEQDEIEGARVILLGADANRQLFPGKPVIGEPLMVNGYRYIVIGVLAKKKQNGSYGSGPDNTQLFTTYSAMARDFPPPERPGVIRGYVNNIVVEPVSPDLHEKALDQVTRIIAERHHYDPNDKEALWIWDTLQGSKFTERIFGVMTLFFGAVALLTLALGGIGVMNIMLVAVTERTREIGIRKAIGATATDIRRQFLVESAIITVVSGITGLALGVGVCLLLRLVPLPDFVPHPVISLAAIVSSLVTLTAITLFSGTYPALRAANLSPMECLRTE is encoded by the coding sequence ATGCCTATTCGCGAGATCTTCAAGCAGACACTCTCCGCCCTATGGGAGAGCAAACTTCGCAGCTTTCTCACGATGTTCGGCATCGTCTGGGGGATCACCTCGGTCATTCTGCTGGTAGGGCTGGGGATCGGCTTCAACGAGGACCAGAAGGAGCATCTGCGCTCCATCGGCACCGATATCGCCATCCTCTTCGGCGGCAAGACGGGCATGCAGGCGGGAGGATACGCCGCAGGCCGCTACGTCCGGCTCTCAATCGACGACGCCATTGCCATCCAGCAGCAAGCCTCGCTGGTGAAGACCGTGAGCCCCGAGCTGCGGCGCAGCGTCGCCGAGGTCAGCCAGTGGAACGCCGCCAACCGGCCTATCCGTGGCGTGTGGCCGGAGTATCAGCGCTTCCGCTCGCTCAAGGTCGAGCAGGGCCGGCTGATGAGCGAGCAGGACGAGATCGAGGGCGCGCGCGTCATCCTTCTCGGTGCCGACGCCAACCGGCAGCTCTTCCCCGGCAAGCCAGTCATCGGCGAGCCCCTGATGGTCAACGGCTACCGGTACATCGTCATCGGCGTGCTCGCCAAGAAGAAGCAGAACGGCAGCTACGGCAGCGGGCCGGACAACACACAGCTCTTTACGACCTACTCGGCGATGGCCCGCGACTTTCCGCCACCTGAGCGGCCGGGCGTAATACGAGGCTACGTCAACAATATCGTCGTCGAACCCGTCTCTCCCGATCTGCACGAGAAGGCGCTCGACCAGGTCACCCGCATCATCGCTGAGCGCCATCACTACGACCCTAACGACAAAGAGGCCCTGTGGATATGGGACACTCTCCAAGGCTCGAAGTTTACCGAGCGCATCTTCGGGGTGATGACCCTGTTCTTCGGTGCGGTCGCTCTGCTTACGCTCGCTCTCGGCGGCATCGGTGTGATGAACATCATGCTGGTCGCCGTCACCGAACGCACGCGAGAGATCGGCATTCGCAAGGCCATCGGCGCGACGGCCACAGATATCCGGCGGCAGTTTCTGGTGGAGTCGGCGATCATCACCGTCGTGAGCGGCATCACCGGACTGGCGCTCGGCGTCGGCGTCTGCCTTCTGCTGCGGCTGGTTCCACTGCCCGACTTTGTTCCCCATCCCGTCATCTCACTGGCCGCCATCGTCTCCTCGCTCGTGACGCTGACGGCGATCACGCTCTTTTCGGGGACCTATCCTGCGCTACGCGCCGCCAACCTCAGCCCCATGGAATGCCTCAGGACGGAGTAG